A window of Daphnia pulicaria isolate SC F1-1A chromosome 10, SC_F0-13Bv2, whole genome shotgun sequence contains these coding sequences:
- the LOC124314447 gene encoding glutathione S-transferase LANCL1-like, protein MNTWSLVKKDDRHFLNPFLVPGKQLNFDPKNEEFTKHLKAVTNKLLLQWEKDVKAEIDYTGSTNWDDFSIYTGTSGYALLYFEAGKILNSAEYLEQAFFMAEKCTMHLHKPNVKSLTFLTGAGGPLTLSAVCAHFLKQPEKEHHFIHRLQSLYHSFEVVTNSSSGLPDELLYGRAGCLYALLFIKQYCKEKVDGDLIVHITEAIIESGKRLAKEMQHKGHKTPPLMFEWHEQKYLGPAHGFAGILYLLMQVKDYLEPGVLENYIRPCLDFLLEIRFPSGNIPSSMGSDRDRLVQWCHGAPGFIHCFVVAAKVFHSDVYLKAAKQCADVTWERGILTKGFSICHGISGNAMAILHLYKHTNDLVYLQRACKLAEIVMDDRPHEFRTPDRPLSMFEGMAGVIFFLLNLLDPEKSDCSFPGYQVNSFDKA, encoded by the exons ATGAATACCTGGTCGCTGGTGAAAAAAGACGATCGCCATTTCCTCAATCCTTTTCTTGTTCCTGGAAAGCAACTCAATTTTGATCCG aaaaatgaagagtttacaaaacatttgaaagctGTCACCAACAAACTTTTACTGCAATGGGAAAAAGATGTGAAAGCAGAGATCGATTACACTGGAAGCACCAACTGGGATGATTTTTCGATTTACACTGGAACTTCAGGATATGCCCTCTTGTATTTTGAAGCTGGAAAGATATTGAACTCTGCAGAATACTTGGAACAAGCCTTTTTCATGGCAGAAAAATGCACCATGCATCTGCACAAACCCAATGTGAAAAGCCTCACTTTCCTAACTGGAGCTGGAGGCCCACTCACCTTATCTGCTGTGTGTGCTCATTTCCTCAAGCAACCAGAAAAAGAGCATCATTTCATTCACAG GTTGCAAAGTTTGTACCATTCTTTTGAAGTTgttaccaacagcagcagtgggCTTCCCGACGAGCTGCTGTATGGGCGAGCTGGCTGTCTTTATGCACTGCTCTTCATAAAGCAATACTGCAAGGAAAAAGTAGACGGCGATTTGATTGTTCACATCACCGAAGCGATTATTGAATCTGGCAAGCGCTTAGCCAAGGAGATGCAGCATAAAGGACACAAAACACCACCACTCATGTTCGAATGGCACGAGCAAAAATATCTGGGACCAGCGCATGGTTTCGCCGGAATACTTTATCTTCTCATGCAG GTAAAGGACTATTTGGAGCCAGGTGTTTTGGAAAACTACATCCGCCCTTGCCTTGATTTCCTTCTTGAAATTCGTTTCCCCAGCGGGAACATCCCGTCGTCTATGGGTAGTGATCGTGATCGTCTGGTCCAGTGGTGTCACGGTGCCCCAGGTTTCATCCACTGTTTCGTAGTTGCCGCAAAG GTATTCCATTCGGATGTTTACTTGAAAGCAGCCAAACAATGCGCCGATGTGACTTGGGAGCGCGGAATCTTGACCAAAGGGTTCAGCATTTGCCATGGCATCTCGGGGAATGCGATGGCCATTCTTCATCTCTACAAGCACACGAACGACCTCGTCTACTTGCAGCGTGCATGCAAGCTCGCCGAGATCGTCATGGACGATCGTCCGCACGAATTCCGCACTCCAGATCGACCGTTGTCCATGTTCGAAGGTATGGCCGGAGTAATCTTCTTCTTGCTGAACTTGTTGGATCCCGAGAAATCCGATTGCAGCTTCCCCGGATACCAAGTCAACTCATTTGACAAAGCATAA
- the LOC124314462 gene encoding aquaporin-10-like isoform X1 — protein sequence MTFCTLKGVSLVRALEKMRLCCRVHPLVRAAFAEFIGTFILVAIGNGSVAQSQLTQGEKGNYFTINWGWCIGCCLGILVSAKASGGHLNPAVTMALAVAKDFPWKRLPVYWFAQYLGALAASGTVLGVYYEAIIVRKIDGKFRIHANASEPGSAAIFANYPAPYSSVVTGLVEEILCTTIFMLVICVVTNPKYSKVPSFLQPFYIGFTLLAVGVAYGSNGGYALNPARDLAPRLVSYFGGFGSRVFSFRGYNWFWIFLVGPHVGAILGVFIFHFILMETDQPASVEEKMNSSQLPIVDYEYEMANELDVKPQANNSKASEPRLQYQCEEYVDIASPI from the exons AGTGTCACTTGTACGAGCATTAGAGAAGATGCGTCTGTGCTGTCGTGTTCATCCCCTGGTTCGAGCCGCTTTTGCCGAATTTATTGGCACCTTCATTCTTGTT GCCATCGGAAATGGAAGCGTAGCCCAATCACAATTGACCCAAGGCGAAAAGGGCAATTATTTCACTATCAACTGGGGATGGTGTATTGGATGTTGCCTTGGAATTCTCGTTTCAGCTAAAGCATCAG GTGGCCATCTGAATCCAGCAGTTACAATGGCTCTTGCTGTGGCAAAAGATTTCCCGTGGAAAAGGCTTCCAGTGTACTGGTTTGCACAGTACTTGGGAGCTCTGGCTGCGTCTGGTACTGTCCTTGGCGTTTATTACG aaGCAATTATCGTTAGAAAAATTGATGGCAAATTCAGGATTCATGCCAATGCTTCTGAGCCCGGATCGGCTGCCATTTTTGCCAATTATCCGGCCCCTTATTCGTCAGTTGTTACTGGTTTAGTAGAGGAG ATTTTATGTACAACGATATTTATGCTGGTTATATGCGTGGTAACAAATCCAAAGTATTCAAAAGTCCCCAGTTTTTTGCAGCCGTTCTACATTGGTTTCACTCTTTTGGCCGTCGGAGTGGCTTACGGATCTAATGGAGGATACGCTCTTAACCCG GCTCGTGATTTGGCTCCTCGACTTGTTTCTTATTTCGGTGGATTTGGATCACGCGTATTCAG tttccgtggATACAATTGGTTTTGGATCTTTTTGGTTGGGCCGCATGTTGGAGCCATTCTGGGTGTATTTATCTTTCATTTTATTCTCATGGAAACGGACCAACCAGCGAgcgtagaagaaaaaatgaatagtTCGCAGTTGCCAATCGTGGATTACGAATATGAAATGGCGAATGAGCTGGACGTCAAACCTCAAGCCAATAACAGCAAAGCTTCTGAGCCGCGTCTGCAATATCAATGTGAAGAATACGTTGACATCGCATCGCCAATTTAA
- the LOC124314486 gene encoding nuclear envelope phosphatase-regulatory subunit 1-like, which yields MSLEQTACEDLKAFERRLTEVIQSIQPSTIRWRVLLAFISICTAIAAWQWLVDPETMQVSFLYSLYNHLFFTIASLLLVILFVCGIHKRVVAPSIVASRARQVLTDFNMSCDDTGKLILKPRPSS from the exons ATGAGCTTGGAACAAACAGCATGTGAAG ACCTGAAAGCATTTGAAAGACGACTCACAGAAGTAATACAGTCCATACAGCCTTCAACAATAAGATGGAGAG TCTTGTTGGCCTTCATTTCCATCTGCACGGCAATTGCAGCTTGGCAATGGCTCGTGGATCCTGAAACGATGCAAGTGTCTTTCCTTTACTCACTCTACAATCATCTCTTTTTCACAATTGCATCTCTGCTACTAG TCATCTTATTTGTTTGTGGGATCCACAAACGTGTCGTGGCCCCTTCTATAGTGGCATCTAGAGCCAGACAAGTTCTGACTGATTTCAACATGTCTTGCGATGACACAGGAAAGCTGATTCTGAAGCCCAGACCCTCATCGTAA
- the LOC124314462 gene encoding aquaporin-10-like isoform X2: protein MRLCCRVHPLVRAAFAEFIGTFILVAIGNGSVAQSQLTQGEKGNYFTINWGWCIGCCLGILVSAKASGGHLNPAVTMALAVAKDFPWKRLPVYWFAQYLGALAASGTVLGVYYEAIIVRKIDGKFRIHANASEPGSAAIFANYPAPYSSVVTGLVEEILCTTIFMLVICVVTNPKYSKVPSFLQPFYIGFTLLAVGVAYGSNGGYALNPARDLAPRLVSYFGGFGSRVFSFRGYNWFWIFLVGPHVGAILGVFIFHFILMETDQPASVEEKMNSSQLPIVDYEYEMANELDVKPQANNSKASEPRLQYQCEEYVDIASPI, encoded by the exons ATGCGTCTGTGCTGTCGTGTTCATCCCCTGGTTCGAGCCGCTTTTGCCGAATTTATTGGCACCTTCATTCTTGTT GCCATCGGAAATGGAAGCGTAGCCCAATCACAATTGACCCAAGGCGAAAAGGGCAATTATTTCACTATCAACTGGGGATGGTGTATTGGATGTTGCCTTGGAATTCTCGTTTCAGCTAAAGCATCAG GTGGCCATCTGAATCCAGCAGTTACAATGGCTCTTGCTGTGGCAAAAGATTTCCCGTGGAAAAGGCTTCCAGTGTACTGGTTTGCACAGTACTTGGGAGCTCTGGCTGCGTCTGGTACTGTCCTTGGCGTTTATTACG aaGCAATTATCGTTAGAAAAATTGATGGCAAATTCAGGATTCATGCCAATGCTTCTGAGCCCGGATCGGCTGCCATTTTTGCCAATTATCCGGCCCCTTATTCGTCAGTTGTTACTGGTTTAGTAGAGGAG ATTTTATGTACAACGATATTTATGCTGGTTATATGCGTGGTAACAAATCCAAAGTATTCAAAAGTCCCCAGTTTTTTGCAGCCGTTCTACATTGGTTTCACTCTTTTGGCCGTCGGAGTGGCTTACGGATCTAATGGAGGATACGCTCTTAACCCG GCTCGTGATTTGGCTCCTCGACTTGTTTCTTATTTCGGTGGATTTGGATCACGCGTATTCAG tttccgtggATACAATTGGTTTTGGATCTTTTTGGTTGGGCCGCATGTTGGAGCCATTCTGGGTGTATTTATCTTTCATTTTATTCTCATGGAAACGGACCAACCAGCGAgcgtagaagaaaaaatgaatagtTCGCAGTTGCCAATCGTGGATTACGAATATGAAATGGCGAATGAGCTGGACGTCAAACCTCAAGCCAATAACAGCAAAGCTTCTGAGCCGCGTCTGCAATATCAATGTGAAGAATACGTTGACATCGCATCGCCAATTTAA
- the LOC124314463 gene encoding uncharacterized protein LOC124314463: MSSWSVLALLILQHVTYKCDALVITQMVVPGHVQRGSDFVLRCLYDLDGDSLYSVKWYKGSHEFFGYVPKETPQFRVFPWSNFTIHYDELEIGKVHLKAVTREAEGRYKCEVSTEAPHFNTDYREENLTVYDIYSDGPSMVGNPTNDLKPGNQLRFTCSFRKSRPKPILSWFVDSQETINKVESRYVMESALLASEDKSSGSGMELWSAESELSYWPTARQLERKFLNVACRAVVLNESIYQRVASTNVTTASALTVQLQQQVQQRSRSSIPSDRSSSSSSSGQVSASMASSHHSRDSYSLSAASKGQGGSSNARPIVVLLELWLFVVGLSAALLS, from the exons ATGTCTTCTTGGTCCGTCTTGGCACTGCTCATTCTCCAGCACGTCACCTACaaat GTGACGCCTTGGTTATCACGCAAATGGTCGTTCCCGGTCACGTTCAACGAGGATCGGATTTTGTGCTGCGGTGCCTGTACGACCTAGACGGTGACTCCTTGTACTCGGTCAAGTGGTACAAGGGCTCTCACG AATTCTTTGGCTACGTCCCCAAAGAGACGCCGCAATTCCGAGTCTTCCCATGGTCGAATTTCACCATTCAC TACGATGAGCTAGAAATTGGTAAAGTTCACCTGAAAGCCGTCACCCGCGAAGCCGAGGGCAG GTACAAGTGCGAAGTATCGACCGAGGCCCCGCACTTCAACACCGACTACCGGGAAGAAAACCTCACCGTTTACG ACATTTACAGTGACGGCCCTTCCATGGTAGGTAACCCTACCAACGATTTGAAACCGGGCAACCAGCTCCGATTCACCTGCTCCTTTCGTAAATCCAGACCCAAACCGATTCTCTCCTGGTTCGTAGACAGTCAAGAG ACGATAAACAAAGTGGAGTCTCGCTACGTAATGGAATCTGCGCTGCTGGCCTCGGAGGACAAGAGTAGCGGAAGCGGGATGGAATTGTGGTCGGCCGAATCGGAATTGAGCTACTGGCCGACGGCCAGGCAACTGGAAAGAAAGTTTCTCAACGTGGCCTGCCGGGCCGTCGTCCTCAACGAAAGCATTTACCAGCGAGTGGCGTCGACCAACGTGACGACAGCGTCGGCGCTGACCGTTCAGCTCCAGCAGCAGGTGCAGCAACGATCCCGTTCTTCCATTCCATCCGaccggagcagcagcagttcttCTTCCGGACAAGTTTCAGCTTCCATGGCCTCCTCCCATCACAGCCGCGATTCCTACTCTCTATCAGCGGCCAGCAAAG GACAAGGAGGATCGAGCAACGCCCGACCGATTGTCGTCCTTCTGGAATTATGGCTCTTTGTCGTCGGTCTGAGTGCCGCCCTTCTCAGTTGA
- the LOC124314461 gene encoding OTU domain-containing protein 3-like — protein MARKKEDNGKYKRITNKSKKSSRDSKDVDADVIKSQLITLGLTLREVPGDGNCLFRALGDQLDGHMGNHYRHRQDTTTYMLEHRDDFQPFVEDDLPFEKHISELSQPGTYAGNDAIVAFARLHQVTIVIHQPNAPLWQIRGWESSGTQTEKNKKGKNYNNIPISRQLHIAYHGGDHYDSVRRLGDTSHIPANIQIDVESEGNEVTTQSQNTADQDYDSCELHEINRVDDSEANEIEREAILRTGCQDLAIVRQLLYNNCGNLEAAVEDLLALSLTPVDNEEPKMDPSGGRSKSTFSRKQLERIRKQERKRAGEARRKPCNTTRESPEEAVIIGKVQCLNI, from the exons ATGGCCAGGAAGAAGGAAGACAATGGAAAGTACAAGAGAATAACgaacaaatcaaagaaatcaTCTCGTGATAGTAAGGATGTAGACGCCGATGTGATAAAATCTCAACTTATAACCCTAGGTCTGACATTGAGAGAGGTTCCTGGGGATGG GAACTGTTTGTTTCGTGCGTTAGGTGACCAACTAGATGGTCATATGGGCAATCATTACAGACATAGACAAGACACAACAACCTACATGCTAGAACACAGAGATGATTTCCAACCTTTCGTGGAAGATGATCTTCCTTTTGAGAAGCACA TCAGTGAACTGAGTCAGCCAGGTACATATGCTGGAAATGATGCAATTGTGGCATTCGCTAGACTCcatcag GTCACCATTGTCATTCATCAACCAAACGCACCACTTTGGCAAATCCGTGGCTGGGAAAGTAGTGGAACTCAaacagagaagaataaaaagggaaagaattaCAACAATATTCCCATATCTCGTCAACTGCATATTGCATACCATGGCGGAGACCACTACGATAGCGTCAGACGATTGGGAGATACCAGCCATATCCCCGCGAATATTCAAATCGACGTCGAGAGTGAAGGAAATGAGGTAACAACTCAGAGCCAAAACACAGCCGACCAAGATTATGATTCCTGCGAACTTCACGAAATCAACCGTGTCGATGATTCA GAAGCCAACGAAATTGAGCGCGAAGCTATTCTACGTACAGGATGTCAGGATCTCGCCATCGTTCGACAACTCCTTTACAATAATTGTGGAAACCTTGAAGCTGCCGTTGAAGATCTCTTGGCATTGTCTTTAACTCCCGTTGACAACGAGGAACCTAAAATGGATCCATCTGGGGGACGTTCTAAATCGACCTTCAGCCGAAAACAGTTGGAACGAATTCGTAAACAAGAGAGAAAGCGAGCCGGCGAGGCCAGAAGAAAACCTTGTAATACTACTAGAGAATCCCCAGAAGAAGCAGTCATAATTGGAAAAGTTCAGTGCCTAAACATATAA
- the LOC124314413 gene encoding OTU domain-containing protein 7B-like: MPVNPVVAPLSLGNGVQVSSANLPTNVATNKPTLTKISAVDVCDEEAKKLSRGISRTAENACVISQIRNELCVSLSEVEEPSSLNSQFNALETNDCTFTLPDLSTQSDEFRAFLENELIDTSMAVSLQEAVRLNWWTCLGEGCEKLWPLSTTGDGNCLLHAASLGMWGFHDRLLILRKALHNFLTMGTFRHALWRRWRWQNARSNLQAGLDLRLNEEEWRREWENILKLASSQPRTSGSSTPSACETETDGRGESFNTSSKTYESLEEIHVLALAHVLKRPIFVIADTVLKDVNGEDLAPIPFGGIYLPLEIEPSECSRSPLILAYDAAHFSALVAMAPQKKFSPTTCEQVHEPPAVIPLVDVDRELLPIQFEVDPGEACVWNRDEFNEAVVQRVAFTHEDRLALLNQFLDLVDIPCPAVIKNSSSKTSKVKNDTKANGTLSRPSHDTEGWSSDGEFNGARFGPSGPKAPGKQLHYSVAKQFGSLGRSVGRKIKKNLIDNFTLKHPLPSPARLNNVQWECPDFILCARLHTEKHHPCLEQMISNYMQSARHRFEQQQAERQRQTLVWQRRKQHTLAEMAIQEGPSPCINPNCSMYGTALTSYMCTACYAKQLEQEEERAKNLKVAATKSNSCGNQNALYGIGKSVFYAQSDSQSYADATNIPARRPPNGQNGTLYLSNSTFYGDGNPPNSATPSPKIEEKVVFEKISPNICEKFKQPSVVEPVGQQAKATTPTMPTIIAKVYERNGTHKPTEELIDLRLDHPEEQQRPTHPLRPPRLLQQPHKGVAGNSHVDIDLPRSSAVVEKVALQPTSRLLSHYDSIRKQCKSTGCTSYGMANTQWFCSDCFFIRKKAALARESILEDLKAAQMQ; encoded by the exons ATGCCTGTAAATCCAGTGGTAGCCCCTCTATCCCTTGGAAATGGAGTACAAGTATCTTCAGCAAACCTCCCTACTAATGTTGCAACTAATAAACCCACTTTAACCAAAATCTCAGCAGTTGATGTTTGTGATGAAGAAG cCAAAAAGCTGTCTCGTGGGATATCCCGTACAGCAGAAAATGCTTGTGTAATCTCTCAAATTCGCAATGAACTTTGTGTTTCACTCTCTGAAGTTGAGGAACCTAGTTCTTTAAACAGTCaattcaatgccttagagacaAATGACTGCACCTTTACTCTTCCTGATCTGTCAACCCAATCTG aTGAGTTCCGTGCGTtccttgaaaatgagttgattGACACATCTATGGCTGTGTCGTTGCAAGAGGCTGTCCGTTTAAACTGGTGGACATGTTTAGGTGAAGGCTGCGAGAAACTATGGCCGCTGTCGACAACAGGGGACGGCAATTGCCTTCTCCATGCTGCGTCTCTAG GAATGTGGGGATTTCACGATCGACTCCTTATACTGAGGAAAGCACTGCACAACTTTCTGACCATGGGGACATTTCGTCATGCCTTGTGGAGGAGGTGGAGGTGGCAAAACGCTCGATCCAACCTCCAA GCGGGATTGGACTTGCGTCTAAACGAGGAAGAATGGCGACGAGAATGGGAAAACATTCTGAAGCTAGCTAGTTCTCAGCCGAGAACATCAGGTTCATCTACACCAAGTGCATGCGAAACGGAAACCGATGGTCGCGGAGAATCCTTTAACACCTCGAGTAAAACTTACGAATCCCTGGAAGAGATACATGTGTTGGCATTAGCCCATGTTCTCAAGCGGCCTATTTTTGTCATCGCGGACACTGTTTTGAAA GATGTCAATGGAGAGGACCTCGCACCTATCCCATTTGGTGGCATCTACCTTCCGCTGGAGATTGAGCCTAGTGAATGCAGCCGGTCGCCTTTAATTTTAGCCTATGACGCTGCTCATTTTTCAGCTTTAGTTGCCATGGCACCTCAGAAGAAATTCTCCCCGACCACTTGCGAACAAGTTCATGAGCCACCTGCCg TTATTCCTCTGGTGGACGTGGATCGTGAATTATTGCCCATCCAGTTTGAGGTGGATCCAGGCGAAGCGTGCGTTTGGAACCGGGATGAATTCAATGAGGCTGTTGTTCAACGGGTTGCCTTCACGCATGAGGATCGTCTTGCGTTGCTGAACCAGTTCCTTGATTTAGTCGACATTCCGTGTCCGGCAGTCATTAAAAATAGCAGCTCTAAAACTTCCAAAGTCAAAAATGATACCAAAGCAAATGGAACTCTCAGTCGTCCGTCACACGACACGGAAGGATGGAGTAGTGATGGCGAATTTAATGGGGCTCGATTTGGTCCATCCGGGCCCAAGGCCCCTGGCAAGCAGCTACACTACAGTGTAGCTAAACAATTTGGCAGTCTAGGGCGTTCCGTCGGTCgcaagataaagaaaaatttgattgacaaCTTCACCCTGAAGCATCCGCTACCGTCGCCAGCCCGCCTCAATAATGTCCAATGGGAATGTCCGGATTTCATACTGTGTGCCCGTCTGCATACCGAGAAGCACCATCCTTGCCTCGAGCAGATGATTAGCAATTACATGCAATCCGCTCGTCATAGATTTGAACAGCAGCAGGCCGAACGTCAACGTCAAACGCTTGTCTGGCAGCGCCGGAAGCAGCATACCTTGGCCGAAATGGCCATCCAAGAGGGACCTAGCCCTTGCATTAATCCCAACTGCTCCATGTACGGGACTGCCCTTACCAGCTACATGTGCACGGCCTGCTACGCAAAACAACTCgagcaggaagaagaaagggCCAAGAATCTGAAAGTGGCTGCCACAAAATCAAATAGTTGTGGCAATCAAAACGCTCTGTACGGAATCGGGAAATCCGTGTTCTATGCCCAATCAGACAGCCAATCTTACGCCGATGCCACCAACATTCCGGCGCGCAGACCACCGAATGGACAAAACGGGACGCTGTATCTCTCGAATTCTACTTTTTACGGCGACGGGAATCCGCCCAACTCCGCAACACCTTCTCCTAAAATCGAGGAAAAGGTTGTTTTCGAGAAGATAAGTCCTAATATTTGTGAAAAGTTTAAACAGCCCAGCGTGGTGGAGCCAGTCGGGCAACAAGCAAAAGCGACCACACCAACCATGCCGACGATCATTGCCAAAGTTTACGAGCGCAACGGAACCCATAAACCAACTGAAGAACTGATTGATTTGAGGCTGGATCATCCTGAAGAACAACAAAGGCCGACACATCCGCTTCGTCCGCCCAGACTTTTACAGCAGCCACACAAAGGGGTGGCAGGAAATTCTCATGTGGACATCGATTTACCGCGCTCTTCCGCCGTAGTTGAGAAAGTTGCACTGCAGCCTACGTCTCGACTTTTATCTCATTATGATAGCATCCGCAAACAGTGCAAATCAACCGGATGCACCTCGTACGGCATGGCGAACACCCAGTGGTTTTGCTCAGATTGTTTCTTTATCCGAAAGAAAGCTGCACTGGCTAGGGAGTCCATCCTTGAAGATCTGAAAGCGGCGCAAATGCAATAG